ttcaaagctcgaatttcagataaaagagctaagttaatgagagaggacataaatactaacaaaccaccggttttggatgggattacttttaacaccgcataatatgctaaaaagtaccattcaggtacgatatgaagcggagttacaaaccggttcactggtatggagttatctgggtgcgataattcaatcaaaccaaaagccgtttgtaagaaaattaaaccaattagataggatagacattagcatcggtcattaacatatgaggatagaaggctactttaagtgcggaatcaatacctgcagggttactagaaccatttaaatgtaaatagaagatgtgtaatacaattagaatgcaacctacaaaaggtaatataaagtgcaatacaaagaatcgttttaatgttacatcagatacatagtatccaccgagtaaccaaggtactaaatatggtattggagaaaggagattagtaatgactgtagcaccccagaaactcatctgtcccatggtagtacataaccgaggaaagcagtggctatagtaagtagatataaaactaaaccagacatccaagcagtagttaaataactatagctggagttatacatacctcgagacatgtgtattaagatacacaagaagacgaaagaagcagttgttgcatgcaacatcctaaattcccatcctgctgctacctctctaactagatgttgaacactagcaaatgcacaagatgcttcagaagtatatcggaacgctaaagtgatacctgtaattatttggagtacaaaggtaattgcaactaagaaaccaaagttataagatgaatttagattgagagcacaccgataaaagacgaggtgtgcccggaatagactcatggaaatttggtgtgttctcgaaaccatgctagcacaatagaacttcgttaaataactacatattaaaatgagcgcatgtaaactagtcttaaacacaccgctcgtcacgtaacaaatctcaaatcgtactgtagattttatatatgtaccgtaactataaccatggtgacatccaatgttcacgctcaatcttaccatacatagtacttttatgatcccaggctggtttaataagtcaaagtttagccgggaagttagcgtctaaaatatataaccgatagtctcaacttagatgcacagatggacataattaatccttgtacggtttgtacctacttgactcctcagtttaagttaaggagtcctttgtttacagcttgtaccgttactttcaggagcataccgttaaattcgatgatcttatgtgttcactcaaatcgaataacaaagacattatagttcctagaatactgaagatgactccggttatgagatacagacaaccaagttctttatgattgcagtacaccaccaccccactggactgcttaagacagctaaaagtgttggatttcaatatcctactacattaagattattccacatcggttatgttctaggcgtaatatatggattcttgttctcactcatcttaacagcgagagaaaactactactcagatgctagtctaatcagtagcatcgtacttggagttatcatctctgagacaggattatttatcagctttttctggggagtatatactacgagttggactactggtttagatcttgaaggtctttgtttaccggatccaagttctcttgtgctttttcatgaccatcatgttaagtgcattagcagagcatagttaagatgataactattgtggatgaaccaattgaacaccatgtattaatattaatcagggtaatctggtatccttcttggcataacgttgtgtagttatatgaagcgtacattccttaatatctggaacaatagattatggttaggtagtggaacaaggagagcgtctgttgtacatcaacactagatacaaggaacttgacaagcattaatagatttatataaacgacaaggacatgagtctactggattttataatacagggttgaactgtgggttagtttcaatgcctggattggatacccagggaactgtgctcccattaataagaatcatattctaagtcaccaggcatgcaataccaatcagataacaactgaagctagactccatgttacactttAAAAtggattcctaggttgatataaactacctttttctgggagtatatactacgagttggactactggtttagatcttgaaggtctttgtttaccggatccaagttctcttgtgcttttcatgaccatcatgttaagtgcattaagtatagtggtatccagcgtatatttgaaaaaccaacatttgtatacaagctgtacgaatatcatgacattcactttggtagtcgccttcttaatgttagtctgtacggaatacttaggactatctctttatattaatgataatgcatttggtaatggacttttcatcttaactggtatacattttagccatgttattgttggagctatccttgtattcttcactcaaagtatctatagttctttagttacttacatgcctacaagctctataatgctaagcaaatctaaaggtatgttatgcaagatctttacagaaccattcactattttatatctacactttgtagaaaccatgtggatattaatccacattacattctatctctaaatcatataacggtcgtaaggtacgccggggataacaggtcagataatattgggagttctaatcctcggattgtatcagcacctccatgtcggctcattactcccttgttattgaacaagattcagttaggaacgctagttcaccgtcagatgtaatacgtgagctgggttaagaacgtctggagacagtttgttcctatctaccatattatctaattggtttaatttcttacaaacggcttttggtttgattgaattatcgcacccagataactccataccagtgaaccggtttgtaactccgcttcatatcgtacctgaatggtactttttagcatattatgcggtgttaaaagtaatcccatccaaaaccggtggtttgttagtatttatgtcctctctcattaacttagctcttttatctgaaattcgagctttgaatactcgaatgttgatacgacaacattttatgactcgaaatgtagtcagtggatgggtaattaaTACAGTATATGTGATctattggtagtgctattccacaagcgacttatatcttatatggtagattagctactatcgtatatcttactaccggattggttctatgcttatactaaatcaatagttataatgactacagcttccaagcaaacatgattaccgtgatattgaaatccaacacttttagctgtcttaagcagtccagtggggtggtggtgtactgcaatcataaagaacttggttgtctgtatctcataaccggagtcatcttcagtattctaggaactataatgtctttgtttattcgatttgagtgaacacataagatcatcgaatttaacggtatgctcctgaaagtaacggtacaagctgtaaacaaaggactccttaacttaaactgaggagtcaagtaggtacaaaccgtacaaggattaattatgtccatctgtgcatctaagttgagactatcggttatatattttagacgctaacttcccggctaaacatcccttttctttgaaacacacttcccttctcgccgttagcatgatctcaaagtaccagaagccatgtgatctatatagtataacgggacattagaccgaacctgcgatagataaatatatcttggatgattgtatattagcggctaaatgtcaatcaaacatgcgaattttaggttttccatgaaatctatttggaagaagaggcttgatagtactaccgtaagtacataatatacagtcccagcagtagcggttaaactatagaagagtcgagtattatccatgcataccaggcgtaaaaagcgttcatccagttactaaacaggtgccaggccaacaagaatccgatcctGAAATAATCCGTTACAGCTTACTAAAATAGGACTAGGCGATATAAAGTGACATTTTCTGATATTACTACAGCTTGCTatagatcttgaaggtctttgtttccAAATTCtctgtgcttttcatgaccatcatgttaatgcattagcagagcatagttaagatgataactattgtggatatagaaccaattgaacaccatgtattaatataacaaagataatcagggtaatctggtatccttcttggcataacgttgaaaccaagtatatgcatagggatgaaaattaataagatactacctaagaagactacaaaccagatgcttaaatatggagaagcaccggtatttacatggaatagatttacagtatctccgaacatatctctgctatagaagataaagccacatatagtagctagtactgcaccaagagataatacgaaatggaaatgagctacaatatagtatgtatcatgtagggcaatatccataccagcgttacccataactacacctgtagtaccacctagagtaaacaataggataaaactaagagcagcccatagatctacagttcttgtagttgtatggctagccatataggtacctaaccagttgaaaatcttagtaccggtaggaattgcaatcataatagtcatagcagagaaataagctctggtatctacctctagaccgactgtcatcatatgatgtgcccatactaaggaacctagaatagaaatacaacccatagctaagatcatagattgtccaccgaagacagatctagcagcatacatagataatgtctgcgagactacaccaaaagcaggtaaaattagaatgtatacctctggatgtccgaagaaccagaatagatgttgataaagtacactatcaccagaatacatagaatcataaaattcagtgtttacgtgtagatcaagaaggatcataactaatccaccagtaagaataggtagagtgaagactaacataagggcagtaaatatgatagcccagatatatagaatatagttcttagcaccagcattagaacccatgaagacgcaagtaccaaggaagttaatagaacttaaaatactactaattcctagtactgcaagacctccgataatccaatcagttgcctctggatttaacaccatcaagctagtacttagtggaggatacattgtccaaccaagaccactaccaaactcggaacaaatactttgagttaacaacacagaacctaatggtactagaaaataggagatcgcgttagttcttgggaaaacgacttccgaaccaccaatatatattggtacaaagaagttaccatatcctccgtacaaagcaggcattaagaacataaagatcatagctaggccatgtatcgttattatcacattataagtagctatcgtctctgtacaaatgatccgcgatccagaactgtataactcaaatcgaataaacaaagacattatagttcctagaatactgaagatgactccggttatgagatacagacaaccaagttctttatgattgcagtacaccaccaccccactggactgcttaagacagctaaaagtgttggatttcaatatcctactacattaagattattccacatcggttatgttctaggcgtaatatatggattcttgttctcactcatcttaacagcgagagaaaactactactcagatgctagtctaatcagtagcatcgtacttggagttatcatctctgagacaggattatttatcagcttttttctggggagtatatactacgagttggactactggtttagatcttgaaggtctttgtttaccggatccaagttctcttgtgcttttcatgaccatcatgttaagtgcattagcagagcatagttaagatgataactattgtggatatagaaccaattgaacaccatgtattaatataacaaagataatcagggtaatctggtatccttcttggcataacgttgaaaccaagtatatgcatagggatgaaaattaataagatactacctaagaagactacaaaccagatgcttaaatatggagaagcaccggtatttacatggaatagatttacagtatctccgaacatatctctgctatagaagataaagccacatatagtagctagtactgcaccaagagataatacgaaatggaaatgagctacaatatagtatgtatcatgtagggcaatatccataccagcgttacccataactacacctgtagtaccacctagagtaaacaataggataaaactaagagcagccatagatctacagttcttgtagttgtatggctagccatataggtacctaaccagttgaaaatcttagtaccggtaggaattgcaatcataatagtcatagcagagaaataagctctggtatctacctctagaccgactgtcatcatatgatgtgcccatactaaggaacctagaatagaa
The window above is part of the Besnoitia besnoiti strain Bb-Ger1 chromosome Unknown contig00119, whole genome shotgun sequence genome. Proteins encoded here:
- a CDS encoding uncharacterized protein (encoded by transcript BESB_018940); this translates as MDIINPYLEDLEGLCLPDPSSLVLFMTIMLSALSIVVSSVYLKNQHLYTSCTNIMTFTLVVAFLMLVSPPCRLITPLLLNKIQLGTLVHRQM
- a CDS encoding uncharacterized protein (encoded by transcript BESB_018950), with translation MIAVHHHPTGLLKTAKSVGFQYPTTLRLFHIGYVLGVIYGFLFSLILTARENYYSDASLISSIVLGVIISETGLFISFFLGSIYYELDYWFRS